A region of Argentina anserina chromosome 5, drPotAnse1.1, whole genome shotgun sequence DNA encodes the following proteins:
- the LOC126795162 gene encoding uncharacterized protein LOC126795162, translated as MAEKNQQSFASANGYSRKDEESVTLQSENELKRQKRIKLAMYIGGFIVFQIIVMTVFGLTVMKVKTPKVRLGAIDIQSLNSVSATPSFDTTFTTEIRVKNTNWGPYKFDASTATFMYQGVAVGQVSIPKTKAGMRSTKTIDVTVSLNSNGLPSSNLGSDLNAGILTLSSQAKLTGKVELMFIMKKKKSANMDCTIAFDLSSKTVQALQCK; from the coding sequence ATGGCCGAGAAGAATCAGCAGAGCTTTGCATCAGCAAATGGCTACTCCAGAAAGGATGAAGAATCAGTCACCTTGCAATCTGAAAATGAGCTCAAACGCCAAAAGAGAATCAAACTGGCTATGTATATTGGTGGTTTCATTGTCTTCCAGATCATAGTGATGACCGTATTTGGTCTCACTGTAATGAAAGTTAAGACCCCGAAGGTCAGGTTAGGCGCCATCGACATCCAAAGCCTCAACTCCGTCTCCGCCACACCTTCATTTGACACAACGTTCACTACCGAAATCAGGGTCAAGAACACAAACTGGGGACCATATAAGTTCGATGCAAGCACTGCAACGTTCATGTATCAAGGCGTGGCTGTGGGACAAGTTAGTATTCCTAAGACCAAGGCTGGCATGCGTTCCACCAAAACGATCGATGTCACAGTGAGTCTAAATTCCAATGGATTGCCAAGCTCAAATCTTGGAAGTGATTTGAATGCTGGGATCTTGACCCTCAGCAGCCAAGCTAAATTGACAGGAAAGGTTGAACTCATGTTCAtcatgaagaaaaagaaatcagcTAATATGGACTGTACCATAGCGTTTGATCTGTCCTCCAAGACAGTCCAAGCTTTACAATGCAAGTGA
- the LOC126796355 gene encoding uncharacterized protein LOC126796355, producing MAEKIKQALVSVKGYTTRKDEQLPTFRSEEELKRQKRIKLFTYIGIFIVFQIIVMTVFGLTVMKVKTPKVRFGAINVQELTSAPATPSFNTRFTTQIRVKNKNWGPYKFDAGTATFMYQGVSVGQVTIPKSKVGMRSTKKIDVTMSLSTDGLPSSSTLSNELNSGVLTLTSQAKLTGKVELMLIMKKKKSASMDCTIAFDLSTKTVKSLQCK from the coding sequence ATGGCTGAGAAGATCAAACAGGCTTTGGTATCAGTCAAAGGTTACACTACAAGAAAAGATGAGCAACTGCCTACCTTCCGATCCGAGGAAGAGCTCAAGCGCCAGAAGAGGATCAAGTTGTTTACATACATTGGTATTTTCATTGTGTTTCAAATCATAGTTATGACCGTATTTGGTCTCACCGTGATGAAAGTGAAGACACCTAAGGTAAGATTTGGAGCCATTAATGTCCAAGAGCTTACCTCCGCCCCTGCAACACCTTCCTTCAATACAAGATTCACAACCCAAATCAGGGTCAAGAACAAAAATTGGGGTCCCTATAAATTTGATGCAGGCACTGCAACATTCATGTACCAAGGGGTGTCTGTGGGGCAAGTTACTATTCCAAAGAGCAAGGTTGGGATGCGTTCTACCAAGAAGATTGATGTCACCATGAGTTTGAGTACCGATGGATTACCAAGCAGTTCAACTCTCAGCAATGAATTGAACAGCGGGGTGTTGACGCTGACCAGCCAAGCCAAATTGaccggaaaggttgaattgatgctcataatgaagaagaagaagtctgCCAGTATGGACTGCACCATAGCTTTTGATTTGTCCACAAAGACTGTCAAAAGTTTACAGTGCAAATGA
- the LOC126796358 gene encoding late embryogenesis abundant protein At1g64065-like: MAEKTHQAYPLAPANGYTRSDGESLSEDELKRKKRIKCFAYIGIFIVFQIAVMTVFGLTVMKVKTPKVRLGTSTLTGFTSSSATPSFSTTFNTQIRVKNTNWGPYKFDEGVVTFMYQGTSVGTFTVPKGKAGMRGTKKVNAVVSLNTDALTTSSTLGNELSGGVLTLTSQAKLTGKVELMLIMKKKKSASMSCTIQINVSEQTIKNLECK; the protein is encoded by the coding sequence atgGCTGAGAAGACACATCAGGCTTATCCTTTGGCTCCGGCAAATGGTTACACAAGAAGCGATGGAGAGTCTTTGTCAGAGGACGAGCTCAAGCGCAAGAAGAGAATCAAGTGCTTTGCTTATATTGGTATTTTTATTGTGTTCCAGATCGCAGTCATGACTGTGTTTGGTCTCACCGTGATGAAAGTTAAGACCCCCAAGGTTAGACTCGGCACAAGCACCCTCACGGGATTCACCTCATCCAGTGCAACACCTTCGTTCAGCACAACCTTCAACACCCAAATTAGGGTCAAGAACACCAACTGGGGTCCCTACAAGTTCGACGAAGGCGTCGTGACATTCATGTACCAAGGTACATCTGTCGGGACATTCACTGTACCCAAGGGCAAGGCCGGGATGAGAGGAACAAAGAAGGTGAACGCCGTTGTGAGCTTGAACACCGATGCATTGACGACTAGCTCCACCCTCGGCAATGAATTGAGCGGTGGGGTGTTGACACTGACCAGCCAGGCCAAATTGACCGGAAAGGTTGAGTTGATGCTGatcatgaaaaagaagaagtctGCGAGTATGAGCTGCACCATACAAATTAATGTGTCAGAACAGACGATTAAAAACTTAGAATGCAAGTGA